In the genome of Nitrospira japonica, one region contains:
- a CDS encoding HAD family hydrolase, translating into MPPGKIVVLFDVDNTLLDNDGVTEDLRRYLEQEVGAEPQKRYWVLFEELRQELGYADYLGALQRYRIEHPRDPHLLAVSHFLIQYPFADRLYPGALDVIAQAKRAGTAVILSDGDVVFQPRKVERSGLHHAVDGNVLIYIHKERELEDVERRFPADRYVLIDDKVRILSAVKRVWGSRVTTVFPRQGHYALDLQDVAQFPVPDVTVSAIGDLLVGDRFARVLSGAGP; encoded by the coding sequence ATGCCGCCTGGCAAGATCGTCGTGCTTTTCGATGTGGACAACACGTTGCTCGACAATGACGGAGTGACGGAGGACCTGCGCCGGTATCTGGAGCAGGAAGTCGGAGCGGAGCCACAAAAGCGGTATTGGGTGCTGTTCGAAGAGTTGCGGCAAGAGCTGGGCTATGCCGATTATCTGGGGGCGCTCCAACGATACCGAATCGAACACCCGCGCGACCCGCATCTGTTGGCAGTATCCCATTTCTTGATCCAGTACCCGTTCGCCGACCGCCTGTACCCCGGCGCGCTCGACGTGATCGCACAGGCCAAACGAGCGGGCACGGCCGTGATCCTGTCCGACGGGGACGTCGTGTTCCAACCGAGAAAGGTGGAGCGGTCCGGACTACATCACGCCGTCGACGGGAACGTCCTGATCTACATTCACAAGGAACGGGAACTCGAAGACGTGGAACGGCGGTTTCCGGCCGATCGTTACGTGCTCATCGACGACAAGGTTCGGATCCTGTCGGCGGTGAAACGTGTGTGGGGTTCCCGCGTGACGACGGTGTTTCCCCGGCAGGGTCACTATGCGCTGGATTTGCAGGATGTCGCCCAGTTTCCGGTCCCGGATGTGACCGTGAGTGCGATCGGCGATCTGCTGGTTGGAGACCGCTTCGCCCGGGTCCTCAGCGGCGCCGGGCCCTGA
- a CDS encoding efflux RND transporter periplasmic adaptor subunit, with translation MTYMNNRPIGLITVLAAGLVMAAASGCKEQADSAPAQQLPQVEVIAVSTQTVPDEPEFIGQAEASRPVEIRSQVTGILKAVMYSEGREVKKGDRLYQIDPVPFQAAAASAKAKIAQAEAKVVQAKQDLARVKPLLLEQAVSQKDVDDAVAEDLSAKAALQGAKADLIKAQFDLDNTLITAPIDGMIERSRYYEGRLVSAQTDLLTVVHRVDPMYVVVSVPETFFLKRSHDIEAKKINHPGAYELRGALTFMDGTAYPYEGVLDLMEPGMRTETGSRIERMTFQNPQRTLLPGQFVKVKFKGDAKPNAVLIPQRSVLQGPQGPFVYVVGSEERIEIRPVEASVWQGDQWLIDSGLKAGERVVVNGLMKIGPGAPVKAVPMGTVAEPDAASAPAKQG, from the coding sequence ATGACATACATGAATAATCGACCGATCGGACTCATTACGGTGTTGGCGGCTGGCCTGGTCATGGCCGCGGCGTCGGGATGCAAGGAGCAGGCGGATTCGGCTCCAGCTCAACAATTGCCTCAGGTCGAGGTGATCGCGGTTTCGACCCAAACCGTCCCGGACGAGCCGGAATTCATCGGGCAGGCCGAAGCCTCCCGTCCTGTCGAGATTCGCTCGCAGGTGACGGGCATTCTCAAGGCCGTGATGTATTCGGAAGGTCGTGAGGTCAAGAAGGGAGATCGGCTCTACCAGATTGATCCCGTTCCCTTTCAAGCCGCTGCTGCCAGCGCGAAAGCCAAGATTGCGCAAGCCGAAGCCAAGGTCGTGCAGGCGAAGCAGGACCTGGCGCGGGTGAAACCGCTGCTGCTCGAGCAGGCGGTGAGCCAAAAAGACGTGGATGACGCGGTCGCGGAAGATCTTTCGGCCAAGGCGGCCCTGCAGGGCGCCAAGGCCGATCTCATCAAGGCGCAGTTCGATCTGGACAACACGCTTATCACGGCTCCGATCGACGGCATGATCGAGCGGAGTCGGTATTACGAGGGCCGTCTGGTCTCCGCTCAAACGGATTTATTGACCGTGGTTCACCGTGTCGACCCGATGTATGTGGTCGTGAGCGTGCCGGAAACGTTTTTTCTCAAGCGTTCACACGACATCGAAGCGAAAAAGATCAACCATCCAGGCGCCTACGAATTGCGCGGTGCCCTGACCTTCATGGACGGGACGGCCTACCCCTATGAGGGAGTTCTGGATCTCATGGAACCGGGCATGCGGACCGAGACCGGCTCACGCATCGAACGCATGACCTTTCAAAATCCTCAGCGAACCCTGCTGCCGGGACAGTTCGTGAAGGTGAAGTTTAAAGGGGACGCCAAGCCGAACGCCGTCCTGATACCTCAGCGGTCCGTCTTGCAAGGCCCTCAGGGACCGTTCGTGTATGTCGTGGGATCGGAGGAGCGGATCGAAATACGGCCCGTGGAAGCGTCTGTTTGGCAAGGGGATCAGTGGCTGATCGACTCCGGTCTCAAGGCCGGTGAGCGAGTCGTCGTCAACGGTCTGATGAAGATCGGGCCCGGTGCGCCGGTGAAAGCCGTGCCGATGGGAACCGTGGCCGAGCCGGATGCCGCATCAGCGCCGGCGAAGCAGGGATAA
- a CDS encoding MBL fold metallo-hydrolase has protein sequence MSRGVKTVGQGRAIGPFGGFTRMIMTLLLAGLLGQSVAALGQESRPENEITSLGEGSYLFRHQFHQAIFITTPKGVIVTDPISAEAATWLKKEIKHYSDQPIRYVVYSHHHDDHITGGSLFADTAVFVSQAGARAKIREAADPLTPLPDLTFTDRMSIDLGGKHVELIYVGKNHSDNSLVVLLPEQRLLFAVDFIPVETVAYRTMKSDYPDDWIESLKRVEQLDFDRLVPGHGKIGNKEHVRMFRGYLEDLRAAVQEQVQKGASLEETKKAVQLPKYERWQRYGDWFPENVEGMYRYLTQRRETR, from the coding sequence ATGAGTCGGGGAGTAAAGACAGTTGGTCAGGGTCGTGCAATCGGACCGTTCGGCGGGTTCACACGAATGATCATGACCCTCCTGCTCGCGGGTCTGCTGGGGCAGAGCGTGGCCGCTTTGGGCCAGGAAAGCCGTCCGGAAAACGAGATCACCAGCCTGGGCGAGGGCTCGTATCTATTTCGCCATCAGTTCCATCAGGCGATTTTCATCACCACTCCCAAAGGTGTCATCGTCACGGATCCCATCAGCGCGGAGGCGGCGACCTGGCTGAAGAAAGAGATCAAACACTATTCCGACCAGCCGATTCGCTACGTCGTCTACAGCCATCACCATGATGATCACATCACGGGCGGCAGTCTGTTCGCCGATACGGCGGTATTCGTCAGTCAGGCGGGGGCCAGAGCGAAGATCCGTGAAGCGGCGGATCCTCTCACGCCCCTGCCCGACCTTACCTTCACGGATCGCATGTCCATCGACCTCGGCGGCAAGCACGTCGAGCTGATCTATGTCGGAAAAAATCATTCGGACAATAGCCTGGTCGTCCTGCTGCCGGAGCAACGGCTGCTCTTCGCCGTCGATTTCATCCCGGTCGAGACGGTCGCGTACCGCACGATGAAGAGCGACTACCCGGACGACTGGATCGAATCGCTCAAGCGCGTCGAGCAATTGGATTTCGATCGGCTGGTGCCGGGTCACGGCAAGATCGGGAACAAGGAACACGTACGGATGTTCCGAGGCTATCTGGAGGATCTCCGGGCGGCGGTGCAGGAACAGGTGCAGAAAGGGGCGAGCCTCGAGGAGACGAAGAAGGCCGTTCAGCTTCCCAAATACGAACGATGGCAGCGCTACGGCGACTGGTTTCCCGAAAATGTGGAAGGAATGTACCGGTATCTGACCCAGCGACGCGAAACGCGGTAA
- a CDS encoding sigma 54-interacting transcriptional regulator: MEEAGSPCETLSERYQALLEVSEAISQHRDLHDLARDLARRLPRVIHVNFVALSLHDPEGKTMRLHTIQANVPADLIGGHVEPVDETPTGLVWQTQEPVLVPDLAQETRWPDVVGRMKEDGTKSFCVVPLTTAVRRLGAMGFASLRTGAYGEADLEFLLQVGKQVAVAVDNVLHHQDLALERDRLRSLLEVSESIASHRDLEELFRDLARNLPQVVPFDYINAVLHDAGRNVMRLWLLVTAQPSTIRPGLELPIDESPGGLVWKTQQSLIVNDIAQERRFPKLMELLRENGVQSFCAVPLTTAQRRLGAMGFGSMRPRAYSEHELGFMRQVAKQVAVAVDNALNSETALAYQRQLARERDRQRLLLEVNNAIVAHLELRELLQAISACLSRVMPHDLAGFALYDSSTGQLVAHALDFPRNQDFVEKGVSIPLEGTPEGRAVTTRRTVLIRNLDPAEFPAEVVKRAVAEGLKSGCAVPLVSHGHVLGTLSVGSLRHEAFTQDDAELLGQIGAQAAIAVENGLAYREIADLKDRLSKEKLYLEDEIRTEYNFEEIVGDSTALQKVLKQVEIVAPTDSTVLILGETGTGKELLARAIHNLSGRRERTFVKMNCAAIPTGLLESELFGHEKGAFTGAIATKIGRFELADQGTVFLDEVGEIPLELQVKLLRVLQEQEFERLGSTRTVRVNVRVIAATNRDLVRLVDEKGFRSDLYYRLNVFPITVPPLRERSEDIPALTRHFAQKFVQRMKKRIETIPSDAMKALQAYPWPGNVRELENFIERAVILTHGPDLVVPIGELKRSPAAVNHSAPTTLEEAEREHILKALRDARWTIGGPTGAAAKLGMKRTTLQSKMQKLGIARPA, from the coding sequence ATGGAAGAAGCCGGCTCCCCTTGCGAAACCCTCTCGGAGCGATACCAGGCCCTCTTGGAAGTCTCTGAAGCGATCTCACAACACCGGGATCTTCACGATCTTGCGCGTGATCTGGCCCGACGACTCCCCCGCGTCATTCATGTGAATTTCGTCGCGCTCTCCCTGCACGATCCTGAGGGCAAGACGATGCGCTTGCATACCATCCAGGCCAATGTGCCCGCCGATCTGATCGGCGGCCATGTAGAACCGGTCGACGAGACGCCCACCGGCCTGGTCTGGCAGACTCAGGAACCGGTGCTCGTGCCGGACCTTGCCCAGGAAACACGATGGCCGGACGTCGTCGGACGGATGAAGGAGGACGGCACGAAGTCGTTTTGCGTCGTCCCGCTGACTACTGCGGTCCGGCGGTTGGGCGCCATGGGATTTGCCAGCTTGCGCACGGGCGCATACGGCGAAGCGGACCTGGAGTTTCTCCTCCAGGTGGGCAAGCAGGTGGCCGTGGCCGTCGATAACGTCCTGCATCATCAGGATCTGGCGCTCGAGCGCGACCGCTTGAGGTCGCTGCTGGAGGTATCCGAATCCATCGCCTCCCATCGTGATCTCGAGGAGCTGTTCCGGGATCTGGCGAGGAATCTCCCGCAGGTGGTCCCGTTCGATTACATCAACGCGGTCCTGCACGATGCGGGACGCAACGTCATGCGACTGTGGTTGTTGGTGACGGCGCAGCCCAGTACGATCAGGCCGGGCCTGGAACTCCCGATCGACGAGTCCCCGGGTGGATTGGTCTGGAAGACCCAGCAATCGTTGATCGTCAACGATATCGCGCAGGAACGGCGTTTTCCCAAGTTGATGGAGCTGCTCAGGGAGAATGGCGTGCAATCCTTCTGCGCGGTCCCGCTCACGACGGCGCAGCGCCGGCTGGGCGCCATGGGGTTCGGCAGCATGCGTCCGAGGGCCTACAGCGAGCACGAGCTGGGGTTCATGCGGCAGGTGGCCAAGCAGGTGGCGGTGGCGGTGGACAACGCACTCAACTCTGAAACCGCGCTGGCCTACCAGCGGCAATTGGCTCGCGAACGGGACCGGCAGCGGTTACTGCTCGAAGTGAACAATGCCATAGTGGCCCACTTGGAGCTCCGGGAACTGCTGCAAGCGATTTCAGCCTGCCTGAGCCGCGTGATGCCACACGATCTGGCCGGGTTCGCCCTCTACGATTCCTCGACCGGACAGCTGGTGGCACACGCCCTCGACTTTCCCCGCAATCAGGACTTCGTGGAGAAAGGGGTTTCCATTCCTCTGGAGGGAACTCCGGAGGGCCGGGCCGTGACGACCCGCCGTACGGTGCTCATTCGGAACCTGGATCCGGCGGAATTTCCGGCCGAAGTTGTCAAAAGGGCGGTGGCCGAGGGATTGAAATCCGGCTGCGCCGTCCCGCTGGTGTCTCATGGGCATGTGCTGGGAACATTGAGCGTCGGCAGCCTTCGCCACGAGGCGTTTACGCAGGACGATGCCGAACTGCTCGGACAGATCGGCGCACAGGCCGCGATTGCCGTCGAGAACGGTCTGGCCTATCGGGAGATCGCGGATCTGAAAGACCGCTTGAGCAAGGAGAAACTCTATCTCGAGGACGAGATCCGGACCGAATACAATTTCGAGGAGATCGTCGGCGACAGCACCGCCTTGCAAAAGGTCCTCAAACAGGTGGAAATCGTGGCGCCGACGGATTCGACCGTGCTGATTTTGGGCGAGACCGGTACGGGCAAGGAATTGCTGGCTCGCGCCATTCACAACCTCAGCGGGCGACGGGAACGAACGTTCGTCAAGATGAACTGCGCGGCGATTCCCACGGGATTGCTCGAAAGCGAGTTGTTCGGGCACGAGAAAGGGGCGTTCACCGGAGCGATTGCCACCAAGATCGGACGCTTCGAGCTGGCGGATCAGGGAACCGTCTTTCTCGACGAGGTCGGAGAGATTCCGCTGGAGCTTCAAGTGAAGTTGTTGCGCGTACTCCAGGAGCAGGAATTCGAACGGCTGGGGAGCACCCGCACCGTTCGCGTCAATGTCCGGGTGATCGCCGCCACGAATCGTGACCTGGTCAGGCTGGTGGACGAGAAGGGGTTTCGCAGCGATCTTTATTACCGGTTGAATGTGTTTCCGATTACCGTGCCGCCGTTGCGCGAGCGGTCAGAGGACATTCCCGCATTGACCAGACACTTTGCCCAGAAATTCGTCCAGCGGATGAAGAAGCGTATCGAGACGATTCCCTCCGATGCCATGAAGGCGCTGCAGGCCTATCCCTGGCCCGGTAACGTGCGCGAACTGGAAAATTTCATCGAGCGGGCGGTGATTCTGACGCACGGTCCCGACTTGGTTGTGCCGATTGGAGAACTGAAGCGCTCGCCCGCGGCGGTCAATCACTCCGCTCCGACGACCCTCGAAGAAGCCGAACGGGAGCACATCCTGAAAGCGCTCCGGGATGCCCGCTGGACGATCGGAGGGCCAACGGGCGCCGCTGCGAAGCTCGGAATGAAGCGGACGACCCTCCAGTCCAAGATGCAGAAACTCGGCATCGCCAGGCCTGCCTAA
- a CDS encoding tellurite resistance TerB family protein: MELKIPSREQAYWGLRAMKTVAMADGALDDAEVHLMTAVQRVFGTDHPLEQLEPITPAELAAALPDRQIRRQLVNGFIVMSLIDRDASKAEADLVSQFAHALEVSSPEVNDLRHVVEREMFHLRLDLARRVWLREKVKEIWETNGIRGIYRFMRGMVGRYEDAALAGRYKALEQYPTGSLGRAYWEYCRTNGFAFPGEKGGAAEPILFHDCAHVLSGYGTDPEGEVQVACFSAGFQRRDPFLFVFFVLLQFHVGVRMTPITKARTGFFDPEKALIALRRGAAMNVDLNNGWDPWPVLRDQVEDLRRRYNIPPKESFQPFR, from the coding sequence ATGGAACTGAAAATTCCGAGCCGCGAACAGGCGTACTGGGGATTGCGGGCCATGAAGACGGTCGCCATGGCGGACGGCGCGCTCGATGATGCAGAGGTGCATTTGATGACCGCGGTCCAGCGAGTGTTCGGAACCGATCATCCCCTGGAGCAGTTGGAACCGATTACGCCGGCCGAATTGGCCGCGGCATTGCCTGATCGGCAGATCCGGCGCCAATTGGTGAACGGGTTCATTGTGATGTCACTGATCGACCGCGATGCCAGTAAGGCGGAAGCCGACCTCGTCAGTCAGTTCGCGCATGCGCTGGAGGTCAGTTCTCCGGAAGTGAACGATCTGCGGCACGTCGTAGAACGAGAGATGTTTCACCTCCGCCTCGACCTCGCCCGCAGGGTCTGGCTCAGAGAGAAAGTTAAAGAAATTTGGGAGACAAACGGCATCCGTGGAATCTATCGATTCATGCGAGGCATGGTCGGACGATACGAGGATGCTGCGCTCGCGGGCCGCTACAAGGCCCTTGAACAGTACCCGACGGGCTCTCTGGGCCGCGCCTATTGGGAATACTGCAGAACGAACGGGTTTGCCTTTCCCGGCGAGAAAGGCGGAGCCGCGGAACCGATTCTCTTTCACGACTGCGCACACGTCTTGTCCGGCTACGGAACCGACCCTGAAGGGGAAGTGCAAGTGGCCTGCTTCAGCGCCGGTTTTCAGCGGCGCGATCCGTTTCTCTTTGTCTTCTTCGTCCTGCTGCAGTTTCACGTCGGTGTCCGGATGACGCCGATCACCAAGGCCAGGACTGGATTTTTTGATCCGGAGAAGGCGCTGATCGCGCTGAGGCGAGGGGCGGCGATGAATGTGGATCTCAACAATGGGTGGGACCCTTGGCCAGTGCTGCGAGACCAGGTGGAGGACCTCAGACGGCGATACAATATTCCTCCTAAGGAATCATTCCAGCCGTTCCGGTAG
- a CDS encoding PQQ-dependent sugar dehydrogenase, whose amino-acid sequence MATVRVTAGSRRRSGWWMLWLFLLMTPAEAASLPLDHITLPPGFTISIYADDVPNARGMALGRNGVLFVGSKEKGNVYAVVDKDGDQRADQVFTIAGGLQMPVGVAYRNGALYVSSVDRILRFDGIEERLANPPPPVTVTDRFPHDKQHGWKFIAFGPDGKLYVPVGAPCNICEPDPDRYALIARIDADGGGHEVVARGVRNSVGFDWDPATRELWFTDNGRDWLGDDQPPDELNHAPKAGMHFGYPYCHGGTIADPEFGKRPCREFTPPAATLGPHVASLGMRFYTGAMFPSEYRRRIIIAEHGSWNRTEKNGYRLTVVSRDDNGTLSYSVFAQGWLRGQQAWGRPADVLVMPDGALLVSDDLAGVIYRISYHEP is encoded by the coding sequence ATGGCAACGGTCCGAGTGACCGCCGGCTCACGGCGGCGGTCCGGCTGGTGGATGCTCTGGTTGTTCCTACTCATGACTCCAGCCGAGGCCGCATCCCTTCCGCTGGACCACATCACGCTGCCACCGGGTTTTACGATCTCCATTTATGCAGACGATGTGCCGAATGCCAGGGGCATGGCCCTAGGACGGAACGGCGTCCTCTTCGTGGGCAGCAAAGAGAAAGGGAACGTCTATGCGGTCGTGGACAAGGACGGGGATCAGCGGGCCGATCAGGTGTTCACGATCGCCGGCGGCCTTCAGATGCCCGTGGGTGTCGCCTATCGAAACGGCGCGCTCTACGTGTCGTCCGTCGATCGTATCCTGAGATTCGACGGCATCGAGGAACGGCTGGCAAATCCACCGCCGCCGGTGACGGTCACGGACCGCTTTCCACACGACAAGCAGCACGGGTGGAAGTTCATCGCCTTCGGACCGGATGGGAAACTCTACGTACCGGTCGGCGCGCCCTGCAACATCTGCGAGCCGGACCCGGACCGGTACGCGCTCATCGCGCGCATCGACGCCGACGGCGGCGGCCATGAAGTCGTCGCCCGCGGCGTCAGAAATTCGGTTGGCTTCGATTGGGACCCGGCCACCCGTGAATTGTGGTTTACGGACAACGGCCGCGACTGGCTCGGCGACGATCAACCGCCGGACGAACTCAATCACGCGCCGAAGGCCGGCATGCATTTCGGCTATCCCTATTGTCATGGGGGCACCATTGCCGATCCCGAGTTCGGGAAACGCCCCTGCCGAGAATTCACGCCGCCCGCCGCGACACTCGGGCCCCACGTGGCTTCTCTCGGCATGCGTTTTTATACCGGCGCGATGTTCCCGTCCGAATACCGGCGCCGGATTATCATTGCGGAGCACGGCTCGTGGAATCGGACTGAAAAAAACGGCTATCGGCTCACGGTCGTCTCCCGGGACGACAACGGCACGCTCTCCTATTCCGTGTTTGCGCAAGGATGGTTGCGCGGCCAGCAGGCCTGGGGGCGTCCGGCCGATGTCCTGGTCATGCCCGACGGCGCGCTCCTGGTGTCGGACGACCTGGCGGGCGTCATCTACCGTATCAGCTATCACGAACCGTAA
- a CDS encoding OsmC family protein: MKRSASAVWQGDLKAGKGTVSTESGVLSQAQYSFGTRFESGKGTNPEELIAAAHAGCFTMALSAQLGNAGFAPEKLETTATVHFEKLDAGWTVTKIHLDVKGTVPKADAAAWEKAATAAKTGCPISRLLNTTITMDAKLGA, translated from the coding sequence ATGAAACGAAGCGCATCGGCCGTCTGGCAGGGAGATCTGAAGGCCGGCAAAGGAACTGTTTCCACCGAGAGCGGAGTCCTGTCACAGGCCCAATATTCGTTCGGGACCAGATTCGAGAGCGGCAAGGGCACGAATCCGGAAGAACTCATCGCGGCGGCGCACGCCGGCTGTTTTACCATGGCGCTGTCGGCCCAGTTGGGCAACGCGGGATTCGCGCCGGAGAAACTCGAAACGACCGCCACGGTCCACTTCGAGAAGCTGGACGCGGGGTGGACGGTCACCAAGATCCACTTGGACGTCAAGGGCACGGTGCCGAAGGCCGACGCGGCCGCATGGGAAAAGGCGGCGACGGCGGCCAAGACCGGCTGCCCGATCTCACGCCTGCTGAACACGACCATCACGATGGACGCAAAGCTCGGAGCGTGA
- a CDS encoding VTT domain-containing protein produces MNEIVGFLMEHGALVVFATVLAEQIGLPVPAVPFLVAAGALAAAGHLNLAVAAGAAVLASLAGDQVWFELGRRRGRQVLGWLCRIAIEPDSCIRRTEDFFSRHGARSLIVAKFIPGLSTIAPPLAGIVGLRLSQFLLFNGVGTILWVGSGLGLGYLFADQLERVLALSASVGPTIGMLAVGAAAGYVAWRVLSRYRGDDPVPHVTPRVVREKLRAGERPVIVDLRPLGARREKAGIPGALPMSADEIVAGQRDLPRDRDVILYCDCPGDAGSIAIARVLRSKGHARVWPLAGGIEAWRAMDVEERETERASASHPMVA; encoded by the coding sequence ATGAATGAGATCGTCGGATTCTTGATGGAACACGGAGCGCTCGTCGTGTTTGCCACCGTCCTGGCGGAACAAATCGGTCTACCGGTGCCCGCCGTGCCGTTTTTGGTCGCGGCCGGTGCCCTAGCGGCTGCCGGCCATCTGAATCTGGCCGTCGCCGCCGGCGCGGCGGTGCTGGCGTCGCTCGCAGGCGATCAGGTGTGGTTCGAGTTGGGCCGCCGCCGCGGTCGTCAGGTATTGGGCTGGCTCTGCCGGATCGCGATCGAACCGGATTCATGCATCCGCCGAACCGAAGACTTTTTCAGCCGGCACGGTGCTCGATCTCTGATCGTGGCGAAATTCATTCCGGGATTGAGCACGATCGCCCCTCCCCTTGCCGGTATCGTAGGGCTACGCTTGTCCCAGTTCCTGCTGTTCAACGGTGTCGGCACGATTCTCTGGGTGGGATCCGGACTGGGTCTGGGCTATCTGTTTGCCGACCAACTTGAACGGGTGTTGGCCCTCAGCGCCAGTGTTGGGCCCACCATCGGTATGCTCGCAGTGGGGGCAGCGGCCGGCTATGTCGCCTGGAGAGTCCTCAGCCGATACCGCGGCGACGATCCGGTTCCTCACGTCACGCCCCGGGTGGTGCGGGAAAAACTTCGGGCTGGCGAGCGGCCGGTCATCGTGGATTTGCGGCCGCTCGGCGCGCGTCGAGAGAAGGCGGGGATCCCCGGAGCCCTGCCGATGTCGGCCGACGAGATCGTCGCCGGACAGCGCGACCTGCCTCGCGATCGAGACGTGATTCTGTATTGTGATTGCCCGGGCGATGCGGGAAGCATCGCGATCGCGCGGGTCCTCCGTTCGAAGGGTCATGCCAGGGTATGGCCGCTTGCGGGGGGTATCGAGGCCTGGCGTGCCATGGACGTCGAGGAACGCGAGACCGAACGTGCGTCGGCCAGTCACCCCATGGTGGCGTGA